In Silene latifolia isolate original U9 population chromosome 6, ASM4854445v1, whole genome shotgun sequence, the genomic window CATATGAGcaaatcgagtttctaaaatccgggtttgatttagtgacgaaaacccacaaatattgattataagggatctaAGTCGCAAATAAAACGTGATAATTAAAAGGAATACATTAAAATCTATTTTATgtacaaagaaaagaaagaaaataggaagataaaacaaaagaaacaaaACTACAGAAAAACTGAGGAAGAAGAACAagagcaggagcaggagcagcggcagcctctggaagaggcgcatcatatGCTGTGACctttcgaagaggtgcagcagatgctgcgacctttcgaagaggcgcaacagctgttgcgtttcttctcgacgtctggttgtTGCTGTTCCGTAAAAACAGTTTgataaaaaggttttaaaagtcggttttaaacatacttttgacgtaagtCTTACAATAATTGGTACAAAAAATAAAGTAAtataaaaagatgggatttacaccctcagacttacatgattgacgaaacaagattgactaagttaacgttagtgattgctcgactcgaatgtatgtagaaagtgccctcgttagaggatttagattaaattgattgatgtgtagtggtcaaattggtcggtcatgcaatgtgactggaactcagaaagatctgagcttacgtggtcgattgatcaagcacgtaggcatcaaaagcttagagcacggtcttagaatgcaaagggagaagagaagggcggacactcgcgtgaaaaatatggagatcgaaggtctctatttatactaaaatatgtgaagagttttggaatgacccaAACTTTGAAAATAAATCACgaaaaaaatatgaaaacagcGAAAACAAGCTGGAGAaagggcgcagcagctgctgcgatccttccaagaggcaCAGCATATGCGgcatcatttccccagaggtttcctcctgcggaagaacgATTTCCgcatttcttttatggaatttcggtagatctctacttccttattccttaaaataagatttatgggatatattttaccaaaagatataaatttaatttatggaacaaatatccggaatattcttgagcgttccgactcggcattttaaacggttactTAGAAAATGAAttagtttttgacccggactccaaatgaactctaattactgtcaaaacgaccgtatcggcgtgtatatgatgaccaaggggtagacacaagtatttgagctatcacttaatGATAAACTTActgactgtcataaatcgttccgcgtaccaaacacgcggcccaatcatcactgggtggttggcggaaggtgtagaaatgaggtatctacaataaggGAGGGGGCTTTCAAGCAAGCTTTATCAAGTAAAGGAGCATCATAATCCTCATCAACATACATGATTTAAAGTAAGGGGGCATAATAAATGAGATCAAGGTCATCAGCGGGCATAATGAACTCATCCCCACCGCAAAAAGGTGCCTCAAATTTCTCATAAATAGGCTCGTCAAGTAGATGCACCTTACAATTCCTCTCACCATCAAAATTTACACTCTCCTCCTCAACATACATGGCCTCCAATAAAGAATCAAGAGAgataatgtaacaccccgtaatttcggaccattaATATATTTcgtaagtaatttattaatcaagtaaaatttaatatcaatgtatttgaagtaaaaataattcaaagaaatataattttattatattttgaagaaaagtatttattttgatagtttcgaaatgtttaaaaatagttttaaccgtgtaaaaatcttttaattcgaaataagggcatatcggggaaaaatgacaactcttttgaaaatggggcaaacgattttggaaatgggtcgtatgaatattcaattttcttgtaatctcgtgtttaagaactttggtcttgtcggaatttgcgtttgacaaacggttttaattgttatcgaaacgagccaaacccgactcgtaaaatcccgactaaaaacccgctccttcctcctttcctttccttttcccGCGGCACCCCTTCCCCCTTCCTTTATTCTGATTTCTCTTGGTCTATCTTCATCATCTTGAACCTTCAAACATAAAACACCATTTTTCTTACCTTTCTAAGCAAATTtcatcataactcactcatttcttgtcggattttcacataatttatattttcggaatcctctcttcgagatctacctcctggtatattttaatttcagttttcttgaagttgttttaagacgattttggcataatttcggtatttatacttattattgtgtttttattgtttatctaggtgaagatttggaagacgagtttggggactcgtatattgttgaagatagaGGCTAgttgtatattagggtttggtttttcaaggtgctaattgctctttttctagcttaaggtaacatatttcgagttactcgacgaataatcgtcacattctttgatttttgtatgtttttggtgatttttgtttaagtagttaatttcacatgataatatggttgcatgcatgtctaattcatgttctttgttagtttaagttaacatattagtataggaatgattaatggatgtttcagacggtgttatactgaacaaaaatggagaaatggaggtgtgGGGGTGGCGGCGGCGATCCGGCGAGCCCAGCGGCCACggctgccttggggttggcccgggttggtccgttgcttgtttcgcggtctttcatgcattatttgtcatttcgggttcattaatgttatagttggtataagtcacatatgagtacacttttgaattgaatcatattagtagtaaaaattatgttaatggtaaaaattatgtttatattggtagttgcacatgttaggatagattataaaatgaattttatagcgataattgtaatgtttggatgattgtgccgaaaactgagccttagtccctttgactgattcgatgtcagtcaattgagtgattggtcagccgcaatttaacccgtacctgtcgcaggactggggttgcgggtaaaaattcggttggatgaagttttgtatgaattggataatcggcctttttcttgttttaggccatttattatatttttatttcacatgtgtagttagttgatttgagtagcttcttatattgtagaaacggccctagattccctgaaacctttaatattgttaaagttgctagaattggaatgggtattgaatacttcttgcaggttgttgtgtttgtcatagataggtctttatagtctttgacgggtatatgttcactgcttaatagcctttgtgttcctgacttggtgggattatatccaagttggggcatgacctcgttacttattttgatagtaagtggtcagcttaagtactagccaaccctttggtggactccttagggtactcactttgttttagaaaaattgtgggtcttgggtgcggtggtgtgtatccgcatgtctaggtctgcgcagattttaggctagggttgtgttgtgtcttggccatgttttattcatattaacctctgagccaagataccggttcgattaccttccctacctcgtggtatagactcgagttacagagtgactattgacgggactaagaacttatgcctgtctttgatatattgccctttcttgtatggtgattttatgaattgtaataggtgagatgtaagccggttacagttgataaagtttggattactatttgttatatgtttcacatgatagtttagtttggtcagtttgggtctcatatgttagaatacttgttaaTTAAAtgttttatcatgttgtttacatgttacactacatgttacattaaaaatgacgtttcgtggctgggaggactcgaagttactccccactgaattgtggctttcgtgtttgtataaaatgcgattgacaggttgatgatgcttagttggggtacacggacgagctagtgagcaaaagaaccttggacctagtttggctagttttgtagaaacctttaatcttttggttatgtatatattttgaagggacatatgtctccctcttctattttggtttgtatcactatatccccgcgtctttagttatgtatgtaaattagtttgttagctaTTGCAGGTTATGGCACTCTCCTAagctggaaatgtttgtgaatggtttaggaaaattttaaaaattgcaggttttatctagttgaaccaattacaaacatatcctgtcagtttttctgtaggaTTTACGTGATTAATTAAGGCTTAAATTGAGGGTGTCACAGATAAGGTCAATAGAATCAATGGGTTTAAGGTATTCATCAACAACAAGAAGAAGAGCATCAAATCTCTCAAAGATAGGCTCATCGATTAAATGAACCTCACAATCCCACTTTTCCAATAAGACTCCCTCACCAAGAGGCTCATCATCCCATTTAACCTCCAAGTCTTCAAACATGATGCTCTCCTCATCACTCTTACTCTCATAATCTTCAAAGAGAGCATCCTCATTATCGGCGGGTGTGGCTAAGGGAATCGGGGAGGTAGTGTGTATATCCTCGAAAGGGGTAAAAGGCTCATCCTAAAAAAAGGGGGTCTCAACCTCAACTTGCTCAAAAGGTCTCTCCACCTCAATCTCAAGCCTCTCCTCCATGATATCCTCACATTTCTCTATCTCCACAATACCCTCACTAACACCCACAAACTCCTCACCAACATCCTCAACACTCCTACCAACATCCACAATAGTATTCTCCTCAATACTCAACAAAGAAAAGTTAGGCTTTCGACTTTCACGGTTCAACCAATCAAAAAGATTATATGCTTCATCATCCGATTTGGATGATAAATCACCATCACATAAGGAATCAGGAAAAGATTTAACTTGACTATTCATGCCCTTCTCAATTGTAAGACGCAATTCTTCCTCACTAAAATCATTCATCTAGTGAGTTAAGAAATTGCACAAGTCTATCAAGATAAGCCCAAAGATTCATTACTTGTGAAGTGCGCGAAAAGTCGGAATTTTGGAATGTTTAACTTGATTATATGCTTCATCATCCTTGACTTTTTCAAGATAAGACCAAAGATTCACTAAAATCATTCATCTAGTGACTTTCACGGTTTAACTTGATTATATGCTTCATCATCCATGACTTTTTCAATAAATGTCATTTTTAAATCGAAAAGATTCATTACTTGTGAAGTGTGCGACTTAACGAAGAATCTTGTTTTTCGCCTTATTTTTGTTTATGCTCCGGCTCAACCATCTGAAAAGTCGGAATTTTGGAATGTTTTGCAGAGTTTTATCCTTAATCTTGACTTACCTTTTTTATTACTAGGAGATCTTAACGAGATTAAGAGCCCTAGTGAAAAAGAGGGAGGTGCAACTGTAACGAATGCACGTTGTGTGAGATTAACTAAGTTTTTAAGTAATACAAATTGTATAGATCTCCCTTTTTCCGGTAATTTTTTTACTTGGAGAAAAAAGAAAACTGGTCCTGAAAATGTCTTTGAAATTCTTGATAGAGCTTTAGCCTCTCCTATTTGGATTAGTTGTTATCCAAACATGCAGTTTgtgcatcatggttttactagcTCCGATCATTGTCCTATCTCTGTGAATTTTCAGGACCAAATTCATAAGAAAGCCCCTTCTTTTCGTTTTGAACTCATGTGGACTCTCCGAAATGATTTCAGTAAAATGGTCAAAAGTTGTTGGCAATATCAGTTCCGAGGATCGTATATGTTTTGCCTTTCTCAAAAATgcaaatttttaaaacaaaaggcTAAGAAGTGGAATCAGTCTACATTTGGTAATATTTTTGGACAACTTTCAGTTGCTGAAAAAAAGTTAGAAAATATTCAAAAACAACTAGGCTCTTCTCATAATACCATTTTAGAAAACGCACAAGTGAGATGGCTGAAAAAGCGTGATGCGCTTCTTGACTATAAACGTGTCTATTGGCAACAAAAATCTCGTATAACCAAAGCA contains:
- the LOC141588809 gene encoding uncharacterized protein LOC141588809, with protein sequence MTFSINVIFKSKRFITCEVCDLTKNLVFRLIFVYAPAQPSEKSEFWNVLQSFILNLDLPFLLLGDLNEIKSPSEKEGGATVTNARCVRLTKFLSNTNCIDLPFSGNFFTWRKKKTGPENVFEILDRALASPIWISCYPNMQFVHHGFTSSDHCPISVNFQDQIHKKAPSFRFELMWTLRNDFSKMVKSCWQYQFRGSYMFCLSQKCKFLKQKAKKWNQSTFGNIFGQLSVAEKKLENIQKQLGSSHNTILENAQVRWLKKRDALLDYKRVYWQQKSRITKANFGDNNTKFFQSYATIRRSRNGIKQFINKNGASVTDQELIKQEISDEFKLRFTKN